The following nucleotide sequence is from Podospora bellae-mahoneyi strain CBS 112042 chromosome 1 map unlocalized CBS112042p_1, whole genome shotgun sequence.
TCGTCCTTTCTAGCCTGAGCAACTTGAGTTTTGCTTCATTTCTTTCCACATCCCTCATCAGTGTCATCAGTCTACCCACACATTTTTGCGTCCCAAAACATTCCCTCCAAAAGATCCTATCTATTCCGTGATCAGTTCACGGTTGATGCTTCCCATTCCGGCACCGCAGATAAAAACTCTCCGACCACGTCAGCAGACTCCCGGGTGTAATCAATCGTCACGGCGGACGTCACGTACAATGAAAACAGCCCGAGCAAACCGTAAACTTTGTCCTGTGGAAGCGAACAAGCCGCGTGTTGTTCGAGTTGCTTCAGCTCCTGGATGGAAGCGTCCGATAGTTGGCGGCCTTGGTCCGCTGGTGCAGCCTCCAGTTCTCTCCATGTAGAAATAAATGCCAAAAGATCAAATCTCGGCTTCAACTCTTGCCACAACTCCTCGTGCATGCGCTCTTCGGTCTTGGCCTGGGCATGAAGAATCTCGCATACGGCTTGTAGTGTCGACAGGTTGAAAGTTAACTTGCCCCACCTCACCGTGGACATCGTGGGGCTAACTGCCAGCTCTTGTATGACCCACAACCGCGACCAGTATCTCTTCCGAAACAGCTGCATCAGCTCCATGGCGAGTACGTCTCGCAAGTGCACTCTGCCAGATCCAAAGTCATCAGAATCATCAGATTCTTCCCAATAGAACTGGTTAAAAACCAGGACATCGACATTGTGAATCCGCACCAGCCCCATAACCTCCTCATACTGCTCGTCGTCAACCCCCCAGCCGCGCTCTTTAACCCCGAGGATTTCCTCCAGAGCCCGCTTGCCGTACAATTTGAGGACCACGTTGCAAAGCTCAAGATGTTCCCCAGGCTGACTCAGCCCCTGAAACTCCAAGTCCCGCTGCTCCGACTCCTTGGTCCAGGCCATCACCGAGAAAGCCCCGCCGAATATATCCCTCACACGCAACACATGGGCATTCCGGTCAGCAACGTCGGCTTGGTTGATGCACAAGGCGTCCACCCAGACTTTCATGCCGATTTGACCCTCGTGGCTTTCCCGCACGTCTCGCAACGCGGCTGCGGGATGTTTGTTCACAGCTGTGGAAACGCCGTTGACGACCACCGCCGTACTCGGTCCCGCGTCGTCCCCCCACGTATAGCTCAAGCAAATGTAATCACCCCAGGTAAATCTTGCGACGGCGTCGTGGATCTCTCGCTTGGGTGCACCGAGCAAGAATTCGTGTCGGTCGCTTCAGGCTTTGCAAATCTGGAAGGCGCCCATAGCCGACGCATTCCCGTCATAGAAAGAGGTATATTCGGGTTTCATGTCGTTTAAGGACACATGTTGTAGGAGAAGGGATACCGTGCCGCTGTCGGCAGTGTCTTCGAAGGAAAGGAGACGGATCTCGTTCTTGGAAATGTCGAGGGGGCGATATAGATCTTGCATTTTTCGAGCTCGACTTCGGTTCTCTTACTTATTGCTGACTGAGCAGTAACAAC
It contains:
- a CDS encoding uncharacterized protein (EggNog:ENOG503P2F5; COG:S), whose product is MKVWVDALCINQADVADRNAHVLRVRDIFGGAFSVMAWTKESEQRDLEFQGLSQPGEHLELCNVVLKLYGKRALEEILGVKERGWGVDDEQYEEVMGLVRIHNVDVLVFNQFYWEESDDSDDFGSGRVHLRDVLAMELMQLFRKRYWSRLWVIQELAVSPTMSTVRWGKLTFNLSTLQAVCEILHAQAKTEERMHEELWQELKPRFDLLAFISTWRELEAAPADQGRQLSDASIQELKQLEQHAACSLPQDKVYGLLGLFSLYVTSAVTIDYTRESADVVGEFLSAVPEWEASTVN